In Carettochelys insculpta isolate YL-2023 chromosome 25, ASM3395843v1, whole genome shotgun sequence, one DNA window encodes the following:
- the BCO2 gene encoding carotenoid-cleaving dioxygenase, mitochondrial: MALLHRFQMENGTVTYKSKFLQSDACVANSRHNRIVVSEFGTLAMPDPCKSIFGRFLSWFEMLRPTDNANVNYVVYKGDYYVSTETTYMHKVDPETLETKEKVDWSRFIAVNGATAHPQYESDGTVYNMGNSYGKHGSTYNIIRIPPQKSSCDNTLQGAKVLCSIAPAEKLKPSYYHSFGMSENYVIFIEQPIKMDLRKIMTSMLLGKPIADGINWEPQYKTHFYVVNKHTGELLPGQFYSKPFVTFHQINAFEDQGCVVLDICCQDDGTSLRIYQLQNLRKAGAGLDQIYNSLPKAFPRRFVLPLNVDSSVPVGQNLSPLSYTSASAVKEVDGTVWCMPENLHSADLEELGGLEFPQINYSQYNGKKYRFFYGCGFGHLVGDSLIKIDIETKAMKTWRKEGFYPSEPVFVPAPDASTEDSGVILSVVVTPLQNQNTFLLILDAETFSELGRAEVPVQIPYGFHGIFIQH; encoded by the exons ATGGCCCTGCTGCATCGGTTCCAAATGGAGAATGGCACCGTGACTTACAAAAGCAAGTTCCTGCAGAGCGACGCCTGCGTGGCTAACAGCCGGCACAATCGGATTGTGGTCTCAGAGTTTGGAACCCTTGCGATGCCGGACCCGTGCAAGAGCATCTTTGGGCGCTTCCTGTCGTGGTTTGAGATGCTTC GGCCAACAGACAACGCCAATGTGAACTACGTAGTGTACAAGGGAGATTATTACGTCAGCACCGAAACCACCTACATGCACAAAGTTGACCCAGAAACCCTGGAAACCAAGGAGAAG GTGGATTGGAGCAGATTCATTGCGGTGAATGGAGCAACAGCTCATCCACAGTATGAGTCTGATGGGACAGTGTACAACATGGGCAACTCTTACGGGAAGCATG GTTCCACCTATAACATTATTCGGATTCCTCCGCAGAAGTCAAGCTGCGATAACACATTGCAGGGAGCCAAAGTTTTATGCTCCATTGCTCCAGCTGAGAAGCTGAAACCCTCCTACTATCACAGCTTCG GAATGAGTGAGAACTATGTGATCTTCATTGAGCAGCCCATCAAGATGGATCTACGTAAGATTATGACATCCATGCTCCTTGGGAAGCCCATTGCTGATGGGATAAACTGGGAGCCACAGTACAAAACCCACTTCTATGTGGTGAATAAGCACACGGGAGAG CTGCTTCCGGGGCAGTTTTACAGCAAGCCGTTCGTCACCTTCCATCAAATCAACGCTTTTGAAGATCAGGGCTGTGTGGTCCTTGACATCTGCTGCCAGGATGATGGAACGAGCCTGCGTATTTACCAGCTCCAAAACCTGCGCAAAGCTGGGGCGGGTCTGGATCAG ATCTATAACTCGTTACCCAAAGCTTTCCCACGCCGTTTTGTTCTACCGCTGAATGTGGATTCAAGCGTGCCTGTGGGCCAGAACCTCAGCCCTTTGTCCTACACATCAGCAAGTGCTGTGAAAGAGGTGGATGGGACG GTCTGGTGCATGCCTGAAAATCTCCACTCTGCGGACCTGGAGGAGTTAGGGGGCCTGGAATTCCCCCAGATTAACTACTCACAGTACAATGGCAAGAAGTACCGCTTCTTCTACGGCTGTGGCTTTGGGCACCTGGTTGGGGATTCACTGATCAAGATAGATATAGAAACCAAGGCAATGAAG ACTTGGCGAAAGGAGGGATTCTACCCTTCAGAGCCCGTGTTTGTGCCTGCGCCAGATGCCAGCACGGAAGACAGCGGGGTCATTCTGTCCGTAGTGGTGACACCCTTGCAG AACCAAAACACTTTCCTGCTTATCCTGGATGCAGAGACCTTCAGTGAACTGGGCCGCGCAGAAGTCCCTGTGCAAATTCCTTATGGGTTTCATGGAATCTTTATCCAACATTAA